The DNA segment GCACACTTTGGACTGCATCTACTATGACAAGGTTTAAGCAGTGGGCACTACAGTGAATGTAGAAAGCATACTTTGCCACCTCCTTTATCCTAGCTTGTACACCAGAATGTGACCAACTCATCACAGATGCTCCATCATACCCTTGGCCAACAAGGTTCTGTCTGTAGTCCAGCCCATGTTTTTCTAAACAGCCAATAATCTTGCTGGTCAGCCCAGCAGCATCCAGTCTGACTGCCTCTTGAAACCCTaagacagcggtccccaaccttttttgcgccacggaccggtttatgcccgacaatattgtcacggaccggcctttaaggtgtcgcggataaatacatcaaaataaaactagtaccggtaccgaaaaaaagaagatttattcataacacacgtgaaaaaacccgggaaaaccgagttaaggataaaaacgataacaaaataacgctgaaactGTCACGGTGAGTGAGGTGAGCCGTGTGGAGGAAAtgaaggaggatccaaatgcaggcagtcgtgaaggtgtaaaggtggtttattgaacatgaaagtaaatacaaacgGCAAATGGAGCTagaactaaactatactgggatcaactaaactacagagcacaaaccttAACGAGAATGACCAGAAGAGACTAACGGcggacagcagggagaacacacggGTGAGACATGGTAGAAACGCAGATGAGGCAGGGTGgaatacacagacggaccagcaacaaCAATGACGGAAgacatgacttaaatacacagagaaccacaggggaattacacacaggtggtggacacagctgggaataatcaacaagacgagacaaaggtaaaactgaacacactcacatgagacgcagaccttcacaataaaacaggaaacaaaacacactttactaagacacagactagacagagacagacttgaaatgacatatgaaactaaacccacatcttaaacccagataaacagaaacatggaactctAATAATAGACATAAACATTACCATAACacgacaagagaacaagaacacaatccctgatgcaaacttaaatcaaaacacaataaactcaaaatactgggtccaacggacccagaaccgtgacagaaaaaccgataaaaaccgtgaaaaccatacatttcacacctgagccttaactctcgcggcccggtaccaaacgactcacggaccggtaccggtctgggggttggggaccgctgctttaaaaCACATCTTTGATCCTAAGGCCAAAAAATGGCCACGCCCCAAAAAGTGctaaaaaaatttatatattaatatttaatatattttccaCCTTAAATgagtcagtcttttaaaactagtTCTGCCTAAAATATTCATATCAagtattaattatattttcagtgttttaaccctttaaatcccagtttCTTTACATGAGCGCACTGTTTTTTTAgccgaaaaaaacaaaaaacttatatattttccataaaatacatttgaagtaatatttgggTGCTATTATAATTAGAACTTTAGATGggccaaagattggcaccaacattcattttgatccgccattattttttttgcatgagcACAGTAAATATAATGTAATGGTAttcaaatcaattcaattcaattcaattttatttctacagcgccaaattacaacaaaagtcgcctcaaggcgctaaatattgtacagtagatcgcacaataataaatacagagaaaaacccaacaatcatatgaccccctatgagcaagcactttggcaacagtgggaagggaaaactcccttttaacaggaagaaacctccagcagaaccaggctcagggaggggcggggccatctgctgtgattggttggggtgagagaaggaagacaggaaaaagacatgctgtggaagagagacagaggttaataacagatatgattcaatgcagagaggtctgttaatacatagtgagtgagaaaggtgacttgaaaggaaaaactcaatgcatcatgggaatcccccggcagcctacgtctattgcagcataactaagggaggattcagggtcacctggtccagccctaactatatgctttagcaaaaaggaaagtttgaagcctaatcttgaaagtagagatagtgtctgtctcctgaatccaaactggaagctggttccacagaagaggggcctgaaaactgaaggctctgcctcccattctacttttaaatactctaggaacaacaagtaggcctgcagagcgagagcgaagtgctctaatagggtgatatggtactacaaggtcattaagataagatggggcctgattatttaagaccttgtatgtgaggagcaggattttgaattctggatttaacaggaagccaatgaagggaagccaaaacaggagaaatatgctctctctttctaatccctgtcaggactcttgctgcagcattttggattagctgaaggcttttcagggagtttttaggacttcctgataataatgaattacagtcgtccagcctggaagtaataaatgcatgaactagtttttcagcgtcactctgagacaggatatttctaattttagagatgttgcacaaatggaagaatgcagtcttacatatttgtttaatatgtgcgttgaaggacatgtcctggtcaaaaatgactccaaggttcctcacagcgttactggaggccaaggtaacgccatccagagtaagaatctgctaagataccatatttctaagcttttcagggccgagtacaataacctcagtttgatctgaattaagaagcagaaagttagcggccatccaggtctttatgtctttaagacattcctgcagtttaactcattggtgtgtgttatctggcttcatggacagatagagctgggtgccATCTGcgtagcagtgaaaatgtatgctatgtcttctaatgatactgcctaagggaagcatgtataatgtaaacagaattggtcctagcactgaaccctgtggaacttcataattaacctcagtgggtgaagaggactctccatttacatgcacaaattggagtctgttagatagatatgatacaaaccactgcagtgcagtacctgtaatacctacagcatgttctaatcgctctaataggatattatggtcaacagtatcgaacgctgcactgaggtctagcaggacaagcacagagatgagtccactgtcagaggccataagaagatcatttgtaaccttcactaaagctgtttctgtgctgtgatgagctctgaaacctgactgaaactcttcaaataagcctctgcagatgatctgttagctgtttgacaactactctttcaaggatgtttgatataaaggaaggttggagattggcctataattagctaagactgctgggtctagagatgctttttgagtaaagctttaactacagccagcttgaaggcctgtgatagccgattattagagataggttgatcatatttaagatcgaagaattaattaatggcaggacttctttgagcagttttgtgggaatggggtctaaaagataTGACATCCATGGAGGACTTTTACCTGTGAGCAGGTACttctctctgtttgtgtctgtgctggCGGAAATCAATCAATTAATAGTCAATTGATTTTCTTTATAATAACTAAAGCTTCATAAACTGAAATCTGTGTCTATGTTCATCCGATCATTAATCAGTCATTAAATCAGAAGCAGAGGCAGTTGTGTGGTTTCACAGGTTTTATTGATTATATGGAGGATTAGATAATTAATTGAAAAAGGAAATCAGTTCTTTGGCAGcacaaagtttgtggtaaaataaaaacaagcaaaacagaaaTGCTACACCTGAAAGCAACAAACTGATCAATAAGTCTGATTAGGTCTGCTGAGGAGGTTAACACCCTGGTCACAAATACTTCTGTATGGTTAATAAGCAGGAAATGGCAGGTTATTGAAAAGCTGAGTCCCTCAGAGAGGACAAAAGATATTGATTGAATAAGAAAACATTAGATAAAAATTCATGTTTAGTAAATCAACACAGCAACTGGAACAGGCAGGAACATCAGGAGAACCTCAGCagaatgtaaagaaaacaacaggGGAACATTAGGAGAACATATCAGTGGAATGTAGAGTCATGTCAGGGCAACCTTTCAGGAAATATTTGGAATATCTTTGGGAGAGCTTAAGAAGACACTGGGGAATGTTTAACTTCAAGTGAAGCAAGTTCCAAATGTAAAAATCTTGTAGAAAAGCTTCAGTGTAACCAACAGTTGATCTTtggaaacctttaaaaaaacttAGTGGAACATCAGAGCAGTCAAAGATGAGAATTTTCTGGAGAACCAGACTGAATCTTTTGGGACAAAAAGAGTCTAAGAGAATCAAAACCAACCAGTTTAACCAAATAAAAACTCAACATAAACACCAGAGGAACATTTTAGACAACACGTGGTTAGAATTGAGATTGTTACCAGAATACTACAGAAACCCTGGAGATCATGCTGGGAATGTCAGTAGAACCTTGACAGAATGCTTTGGGGATCCTCAAGGGGTCATTAGGGTACTACCAGGTTAACAATATCTAGGGATCTCTTGGGAACCTTAGTGGAACACTGGTATAATGTTCTAATAACCTGAAGGATCAAATTAGGTGAATGCTTGTAGAACATTTTGTAAACCTTGTGGGGGCTGTTTAGCACCATGTTAACCTTGTGTTCCCTGAGATCTGGATGATTGACAGGTGAGGGTTTAGAACATCACTGGGTTCAACTGGGTGAATGTTTTATGTTTCGGATCAGGCCGATCATCACAGTTACATCAGTCAGCTGCTTAAAAAGAACGCATATCAGCAATAAAAGAAGGAACATAAAAATCATCCCATTCCTGTAGAAACCCCATATCTCCAGGTTCTAGCTTTAGGTTTCAGATCAGTGGAGGAACTAAAGTTCTTGCCGTCATGCATACTTCAACCTAAAACACTAAGGAGTGTAACATATACGTGGTTTACAGGATCACATGTAACACTGGACTGGACTGTTTGTGGGGGTTTATCAATACtcagaaatatatataaaacaaacctGAGCTCCGAACTTTAAAggaacatttcaacatttttggGTCTGTAAATATGAAACTACAGCAAACAGCTACTAAGACTAGCTTGGCATAAAGACCAGGAACATGGAGATGCCCCGGAGGGCTTGTAGAGGAACTTCAGCAAGCCGTTTATTGAGTGAACTTTGGAAGGATGCCTGGGGTTCTTACAATGACCTTTGGGAATCTTTAAGGAATTAACTGGGGAATTGAAGGAGAACCTAGGAAGAACCTCTGTGGAAGGAAAGCCTAAAAAGAACCCAGGCACACTGAAATGTTAATTTAAGAAGATGAGGACTTTCTGATTGATCGTAGCTCAGGTTTGTTTTGTCACTAATGAAACTCCATTACCAGAGGAGTGTTTAGGATTCAtccaccttctcctcctctcctttcccCTCCTTAGGGAGGGTGGAGGATAGAGCATACTCCTCTCCAACTCCCTCCGAAACCACCGACACATCAGCCTCCACCACAACTGACGTCTGCTGCTCTTTCACcacctctgtctcctcttccttctcctcttgtttctcctcttccttctcctcctctttcacttcctcctcctgctgctgctcggTTGGGGCCAGCTGGGCATGAACTTCTGTGAAGGAGACCTCCTGCTCAGTGCTGCCCAGTGGGGAGAGCTGGATGTTAGCCTCAGTAGTAAGTGTCTCCCCAGTTGGAGCAGAGGCCTCTGGAAGCTGAGATTCAGAGTTGCTGCGAGGctgtaaacacaaaatcaaagaTTTGAAATCCAGAGAAACCCAAGGGGAACCTCAGTGGAACACTCGGACATTGTTCAGAAGACTTTGGTGGAACATTCCATGTGGACTGGGTAACTTTAGGGTAACTTTAGGGTAACGTTGTGAGGGGAACATACTGGGACCTAATGGGTACATTGGTGGCGTCTCTGGAAAATAGTAAGAGGAATAACTCTGTACCTTCCTCATGTGGAAGCTCAAAGGTGAAACCTTCAGGCTGGCAGTCTTTTGCTTGATCTTCTCTCTTTGTTCGGCAGAAACGATCTTCGTTCCGATCCTTGTCATCTTCTTCTCGATGTTCTGCCTGGAGAACGCCTTCTTTAGACTGTCCACCTGTAGACAAGGACATGATTACCTGTCTGTGTGACTACTCTCACCTGTCTCACTGTCTTTATTTCTCACCTTCTTCAGGCTGGATCGTTTCAGTTTCTCAGCTCTGGACTTCTCCATGTTCTCCAAATCTTGAGGCCATGCCTCCTCGTCTTCTACCTCTGCCTCCAGCCCAACGTCCTCATCAGATGATAGGTCGATAGTCTGGAGCCCGCCCTCCTGGGAACGGTTGCCATCCAAGCTGCCCGGCTCCACTTCCTCACCTTCCTCCAAAATCTCATCCCGAGGGTATGGAGGAGGATCCTTCACAAAAACACTGGAGGGGATCTCGTTCTCCTCCTAAAGTGGAACACAGGAGAGCATGAGGAGGCTGTCCGGTGATCTGTGGAGGAACCAGAGACCTCTCCTCTGACTCCAGGGGGATCTTGGTGGAACAAAAGGAGAACTTCAAGGTTTTGATAAACCAGGAAAAAAGCAACTGTGCCCAGTGAggagaactttttttttgtttcacctcTAGTGGAACCACAGAGACCAGAACCAGAACCAACAAGAACCTGAAGAACCCCAGTAATGAGTGTGCGCAGTGCTGTCCACATAAACACAACAGGGGAGGGCTTACAGAAGAaccacacacagtaacacactctgactcacacacacatgttaaAACTCATGAGGAATGCTGGGTATTTAGGGAGGATGGGAGTGTTTACTGTCAGTGAGAGAAGACAGTGCTGACTTTAAGTATACTGACTGTAGTACTAACTGTAGTATTGACTACAGCGGAGTCCTCCTCACACCTCATAGGTACACACTGATACTGCAGTACTACAGCTTTACTGCACACCGCGTCAGCTGATATCAGCCCCGAGGACAAGCTATGGAAATAAAAACTGACCTCATGACTCTGCTGACTGTCACTATGATAACCAGATCACATGATCACTGTCCATTTTTCCAGTTCAGTTCCCGTAGCAGCTGGTGGCCAAATAAGGCGACCGGCTGAGAGCCAGCTGGACCCTAACAGACCTCCTTTGTTCATAACTACAACTCCCAGCATGCCTCAGAGCTTCTGGTCCAGGTGTGACTCACAAATGACGTTGGGGTGGGAGGATCTTTGTAGCAGGTTGAACTCACCTGCATTCAtgcaaaaaagcacagcagaaaacaggaaatccTGGATATTCCCGAAGAGGCTCAGAGCAGCTGATGGAGtgcctgacctctgacctttgacccaccTGTACAGGGGTATCACTAACCTGGAAGATGAGGACTTTGAAGTTGTTCCTGTTGATCAAGTGGGCGTGGTTGGCCTCCAGCTTCTTCACCTGCA comes from the Astatotilapia calliptera chromosome 15, fAstCal1.2, whole genome shotgun sequence genome and includes:
- the cavin2b gene encoding caveolae-associated protein 2b codes for the protein MVTTETHQCQDLLVPSQDQDQVDPENQQEDPASPSSLMAGLDPEKMSQGPVNAITVLTLLDKLVNMLDAVQENQHKMEVHQVEMEGVVKGIQADMTKLSKSQSFTSNTVSKLLDKSRKLSVTMKEIRDKMERQGMQVKKLEANHAHLINRNNFKVLIFQEENEIPSSVFVKDPPPYPRDEILEEGEEVEPGSLDGNRSQEGGLQTIDLSSDEDVGLEAEVEDEEAWPQDLENMEKSRAEKLKRSSLKKVDSLKKAFSRQNIEKKMTRIGTKIVSAEQREKIKQKTASLKVSPLSFHMRKPRSNSESQLPEASAPTGETLTTEANIQLSPLGSTEQEVSFTEVHAQLAPTEQQQEEEVKEEEKEEEKQEEKEEETEVVKEQQTSVVVEADVSVVSEGVGEEYALSSTLPKEGKGEEEKVDES